AGGACATCAAGATCGGCATTTTCCTTTCCGATGATGATTTCATGAGTAATTTTGCCATCAAGCTCCTCCAACTTGTTGCGCAATTCTTCGTCAATGTAATCTTCTGAGAAAACGTGAAAAATATACGCGGGTGTTGAGCGCGTGACAGTGCTTGTACTCTTGAATAGTTCCATGCCTCCAATCTTAGTTGTGTCTTCAAACAGATTGAAAATTCCGGTTCCCGAAACGGACTCTTCTGAAACCAGAAGATTTGGCACCTCACTGTCTTTAACCTTGGTGTTTGCCGCACCATCAAGGTGCCTCAGGGCCCTTGCAAGGAAGGATTTCCCAAACCCATTGCGCGCGAAGATGAGGTTTTGTTTTTCAGACGAAAGAAACTGATCAAGCTTCATGATCGGCCCAATATGCTGGGCTACAATCCTCAAACGGGGCTTTGATTGCGGAGGGGTGTTCATAACGGTGCGCTCTGTCTCCCGGAATTCTAGAATTTATCAGATCACGATGCAGGGAGAGCCCAGCATTGAGACCTTGAATTTCAATTCACTAAAGTCCGAACCGTCAATCACTGTAAAGTTGGCTATGACTGGTTTTGATCCTCTTGAGACGTTTGCCGAGCGCCAATCGATGATCGCATTGGGCTGATACCTATATAACTAAGAGAGCGTATACTATTATTAATAAAAACCAATGACGAGTTACGTTGAAATACTCAGTTTTCAGTCTACGGCTGAATAAATAACGTAGCATTCCAAATCATCATCCAGGTGTCGGGGCATTGACACGTTAAGTAATTGGCAATCGCACGGGCGATTCCTAGTGTGGGAACATTCGCACCGGTTTGAGCCACACAAAAGCTATAGTGCTAGTGGTTTCCAGAATTGACGGCGAAGGAATGCGCGATGGAAAAGACAGATCAAGAAAGAGTTGTAGAAATGGGCGGGCCGACGCTTCTTGAAGCGCATCAGGTGGCTGTCACCTATGACGAAGAAAATGGCTACCAGATTCTTCTGCCTAGCACCGACGAACACGATGAAATGCCGGAGGGAGCGGCAATTCTTGTTGCAACCGCCATGCGTTTGACTAGTGACGAGGCTCTTTATCAAGAGATGGTGGCGTGGCTAGACGCGCGCCAGGATGATTTGCGGAATTGATCAGGGCGTGGCGACTGCTCAACCGTCAAGATGCCCTTTTCGAGCTTTAACGGTTGATCTCTGCGCATGTGGGGAACGGATTGTTTAACGTTGCACCCTCCAAGACAGATAATGGCTGCTTGTGAACTGTGTTTTTGGAAGGTAGGTCTTTCGGAGTACAAGAGGTATAATCGGCGCCAGGCATCGGGACACAGTCGGTCGGCGGCCTTCCATAAAGTCCCGGTGTTGGCTTCGACGGGCCGACCCCGCCGGGGCTTTTTTGCGACAATATATGAGCGTGCCGTGATACTTGCCAGGCAAGATCGGTTGATCCCTGCGCATGCGGGGTCTCAATAAGGCCAATTTACGTTCTTAAACCGTTGCAAAAGTTTCGTCGCGTAGTCAGGCTCAATCATCTTTGCGAAATCAATCAGTCCGCGCAGGTGGGCTTTCATACCCCATATCGTATCAAACTCCCGAGCCTTCGCATGTTCAGTCGGACCGAATTTTTCCAGATAGTGAATATGAAGGCGGAGATTGTCTTTGAACTCCCTTCGCAGACTTGGCTTAGGGCCACCCACATTCAGGCCAAGTACGATTTTTCTGCTCCCCGGAGGGATCAGTTTTGTCTTTCTATGCTGGGTCCGAAAGCCCGCCGATGACAAAATTTCCTCAATGGTATGAATAAAGGACGATGCAGTGGACCGACCGAAATTCTTCTCCGGTGTCGAGAAGGTCAGGTCATCGCTATAGCGCGTATACGTCAGTCCTGCTTCTCTGGCAGCATCGGAAATCCGCGTATCAATTGGCGTCATGATGAGATTTGAGAGCATGGGGCTCGTAGGAGCCCCTTGAGGCAAATAACCCAGTACACCCGTCGAATAGGCAGGAATTTTCTCATTTCTGCGCCTGACCTTCCAAACCGGATCACTATGGCGCGGGCTTCGATCCACTGGACCGATCGTTACTATCCGAGCAAGTTCGAATGACACCAGCGGTTGGTAACCCAGTGCTCTGAAAACACGAAACACCTGGATCTCCGATATTGATTCGAAGAAGCTGGTGACATCCATTTTAATGAGTCATTGCGCCCCGCAATGCCTGCTCGCACATGAAAAAATGGATCCGCCGGGTGCAAACGCAAAGCTGCAACTGTGAACGGGAACATATCTGGAGGATATACTTATTAAGCCATTTCTGAACGTGGCTCAAAGAAGGCGATGGCACATGAATGAAACGCCTTCCGCCTGACCGTTTTCGGATCGAAAATTTCCGGTATGTATCGATCTTGGAACGCTGAACGACGCTGCGCAGAAATTGGTAGGGCACCTTTGCGCGGGTAGCCAAGTGGTTGAGCGAGAGAATGGCTGGTAACTTCGGTTCACCCGACTCGACGGCTTCGATCTGCTCAATAGCGGTTGCAATCGTGTCGTCGCCTAAGCCCTTCTTCTTCGCCTCTGCCCTATATTGATGAGGGGACCACACGTAGACTACTCCGGTGGTGCCGGCACGGCGACTGCGCGCGCTGGCGACCCGAGGCCCACGATGGAAGGAGGCAGCGTGCGCAATCTCCAGTCATGCGTAGGCTTTCCCAAAGGGCAATGGAACTCCACGCCCCAACAGCCGTCAATATGGCGACTGCGGCAACATTGTTGCCTGCTTACACTAGCCACGTGCGGCCCTCCTCAACTGTTGGGGAAAGTAATATTCGTCGCCCCTTGCAAGGACGCCCCCGTAAACTTTCCCCTGATCTTTCGCGGCTGCAAGCTCGGTACGTCCGAGAACTGTCAAACGAATCGATTGTGTTAAAAACCCCCACTTAATGCATCGATTGATGATCTCAGTACAGCTTTCGCGGTTCAGCCCTGTTGCAAAGCTCAGGGCGCTTTGTTTTCTCTGTCCCTTGGCAATGAGGGCGAGAATAAGAAGGATCACCTAACCTGTCTCGCCGCGTTGGCTCAGCTTGCTGCTCTTTGCCAGCTTCTTCTGTCCGACATCAAGAAGCGTAACAAGTGAGTCACCACGTGCGATCTCAGGGGGAAAACTGATTGCTCACCCGCCAATATCGCGCGATTTTGAAACAACGGTTCCCACCGCTTTTTTCCTTTGATGGGTGCCCATAGGATCGCTGGTGCATTGTTTGGACAACCATGCTCAAACACCAAGGCAACCGATTCATGTCCATAGCCATCCCAGAAGTGGCTCCTGCTGGTACGCCGTCCATACCGCTTGCAAACATTAAGCACGGAATTCCTCAGCGCCTGTCCCCAGGGCATATTCCTGAAGGTCGGGCAACTGCGCTCGACGATGACCTCGGGCTTCGCCTTGTGTTTGCTTACGTGTTTCATTCCCCGCTCGGTGGCGGAGAAAGAAACAACGATGATCTTTAAGTACTTGAGCGAAAGCCAAGAAACAAATGTCGGGTCGTTCCAGAAAGATTCAATAAATTCATATGTTCGTTTTCCAGAACCAATAAAATCATCGACGAAAACAATGGCTCGACACTTCTTATTCCGCAGCTCCTGCAGGCTGGGGTGATTTAGCAGTTTATTTGAATCTGTTTTGGAGTAGTTCCGGATTATAGCTGCTATCCGCGCCTCGCTTCCGTGATCGCTGCCATGAACGAGCGCGTCGATATTTCCGGTCGTAGTGTTCGTATACTGTTCAAAATACGAGTTCTGTTTATCGACCTCGCGAACAGCATAAAAGGCAATTGGCAGATCGTTCTCGGAAGCCGTCTTCTCCAATGACGACTGTATGGCACGTTCGAATTCCGAATGGGAAACAAGCGTAAGGCTTGCATCAATCTTCTCAGCTATGTCTTTATCGCTTGAACCAAACTGGACCAGCCAGCTCTTGCCAAGCTCTGTGTATAGCAGCGCTCGGGCTATTCGTTTTTCCGAACTCACCCCGCCCACCTCTCCGAAAGCACCTCAGCCTGCTGCAAGACTGTCTGCACGGCGGCGTCCTGAAGGTCGGGTGGGTAGCCGTATTTGCGCAGGATGCGCTTGACCAGCACGCGCATGCGGGCGCGTGATGATTCACGATGTTCCCAGTCCACGGTGACGTTGCTTTTGAGGCTGTTCAGTAGCTCGTGGGCAATAATCCGGAGCTTGTCGTCGCCCATCACCTCGACCGCGCTCTCATTTTCGGCCAGGGCGTCATAGAAGGAGATTTCCTCCTGGCTAAGCCCTTCTTCCTCACCTCGCTGATGCGCAGCGCGAATATCCTTCGCCAGGTCGATGAGTTTCTGGATCACCTGGGCCGCCGTGATAGCATTGGTATGATAGCGTGCTATGGCGTCCTCAAGCCGCTCGGAGAAGGCCCGCGTCTGCACGACGTTGACCCGGCTGCGTGAACGTATCTCGCCATTGAGCAGCTTGCGCAGCGCCTCCATGGCGAGGTTCTTCTTCTCCATCCCCTGAATCTCGGCCAGAAACTCGTCCGAGAGGATAGAGATATCCGGGGTTTCGACCCCGGCGGCGGCAAGGATGTCGACGATTTCCGTCGAGACGACGGCGCGGCTGACGATTTGCTGAACGGCAAAATCCCGCTCAGCCGATGTCTTGCCAGTACCGGGGACGCTTTTGGCGAGCGCGGCGCGGATCGTCTGGAAGAAGCCGACCTCATCGCGGATGTCGCGGGCCTCGTCACTGGCGGCGGCAAGCGCAAACGCCTTAGAGAGAGCCAGCACGGCGTCGTTGAAACGGCGATGCGCCCGCTTCTTATCTTCGTCCGTTGTTTCCTTCGCAGCCTCGCGCTGCTGCATCTGGAGAACCCACTCAATCGCCCCGGCAAGGACGCCAAGCCGTTCTTGCGGCGATCCGGTCAGCCCGGCTCTGTAGTCGAAGCCGTGCACCATGTCGCAAACAATCTCGTGCTTCTCCAGCATGACCGCGACGGCCTCAGCCATGTCGATGCCCGCCTGCTTGCGGTCGCTCTGGGAATACTGACCGAGGGCGGCCTTCAGGTTCTGGGCAATGCCTATATAGTCCACGATCAGCCCGCCGGACTTCTTGCGAAACACGCGGTTGACGCGGGCAATCGCTTGCATGAGCCCGTGTCCGCGCATGGGCTTGTCGATGTACATGGTGTGCATGCAGGGTACGTCGAAGCCAGTCAGCCACATATCCCGGACAATCACCAGCTTGAGCAGATCGTCCGGGTCCTTGGCGCGTTTGGCAAGCAACTCGCGGCGCGCCTTCCCGCCGATATGGGGCTGCCACTCAGGCGGATCGGACGCCGCCCCTGTCATGACGATTTTGATGACGCCCTTCTCGTCGTCGTCGCTGTTCCAATCGGGACGCAGGTTGACGATCTCGTTATAGAGCGCCACGCAAATTCGGCGGCTCATACAAACGATCATCGCCTTACCGTCCATGGCCTGCACCCGGTCCTCGAAATGCCGCACGAGGTCCTGGGCGATCATGGTAAGGCGTTTCTTCGCGCCGACGACAGCCTCGATGCTCGCCCATTTGCGCTTGAGCTTCTCCTGCTCGTCAAGGGCGTCATTCTCTGCAATCTCCGCAATCTCGTCGTCGATGTGCGGTTTCTCGTCCTCGTCCAGTTCGATGCGCGCAAGACGGCTCTCGTAGTAGATCGGCACCGTTGCGCCGTCCTCGACGCCCCGGTTGATGTCATACACGTCGATGTATTCGCCAAACACGGCCGGCGTGTTCACGTCGTCCTTCTCAATCGGCGTGCCGGTAAACCCGATGAACGAGGCGTTCGGAAGAGCGTCGCGCAGATATTTGGCGAAGCCGTAAGAGATTTTTCCGGTATCGCGCGCGACCTTGGCCTTGAAGCCGTACTGGCTGCGGTGCGCCTCGTCGGTAATCACCACGACATTGCGGCGGTCGGTGAGCACCGGATAGTCTGTCTCGCCCCGCTCGGGCGAGAACTTCTGGATAGTCGTGAATATCACGCCACCGGAAGGCCGGGTAAGGACCTTTTGCAGGTCTTCCCGGCTGTCGACCTGGCTGGGCGTCTGCCGAAGCAACGCCTTGCACATAACAAACGTTCCGAATAGCTGGTCGTCCAGGTCGTTGCGGTCGGTAATAATAACCAGCGTTGGGTTGCCCATGTCCGGGTGCGCGATGATCTGCCCGGCGTAGAAAGCCATAAGCAGGCTCTTGCCGGAGCCCTGGGTGTGCCAGATCACACCAACCTTACGGTCGCCGTCCGGGCTCGACGCTTGTATCGTCCTCTCGACGGCGTGGCGTACGGCATGGAACTGGTGATACCCAGCCACGATCTTAACCAGGCCGGAGCCAGTATCCCCGAACACGGTAAAATCCCGGATGAGGTCCAGAAAGCGGGTTTTCTCGAACACGCCCTCGATGACGGTGCCAAGCTCCGGCTCGCCCTTCGGCGCAATCTCGGAGCCGTCCACAGTACGCCAGGGCATGAAGCGCTCAATGTCAGCGGTCAGAGAACCCACACGCGCCATAATCCCGTCCGAGGTAACAAGCACCGCATTGGTGCGGAAAAGGGACGGAATTTGGTCCTTGTATGTCTGGAGCTGGTTGAAGGCCCCTTCGAGGGTGGCGTTCTCATCGCCGGGATTTTTCAGTTCAATGACAGACAGGGGTAGGCCGTTGATAAACAGAACCACGTCCGGGCGGCGGTTGTTCTTGTTCTCGATGACCGTGTACTGGTTGACCGCCAGCCAGTCGTTGCGGTCGGGATCAGCGAAGTCGATCAGCCAAGCGGTATCCCCGCCGATGCTGCCGTCCTCGCGCGCCACCTCGACGGGCACGCCCTCGACCAGAAAACGGTGCAGGCGGCGGTTTTCCTCGATGAGCGATGGGGTTTCTGTCTGCTGCACCTTGCGCAGCACTTCTTCCAGCGTGTCGGGGGACAAATGCGGATTCAGGCGTTCGAGGGCGGCGCGGAACCTGTCGAACAGGATCACGTCGTCATAGCTGGTGCGCTCCGGCGCGGGGCCATCCGGGGAGATGTCGGGGCCGTGTAAAATCTCATACCCGAGTCCGCCGAACCATTCCAGCGCTGCTTCTTCAACATGACTTTCTGTGAAACGACCCATAATGCCCCCTATGCTGCCAATTTCTCGCGGATTTCTTCGCGGCGGCTCCAGAGAACGGGCATAATCTGATAATTCTTCAGCGCATCGGTAACGGTACTCGATATTGCACGCTCGTTATCATTCAGGAACGCATAAGAAACGGAGTTCTCAGGCCTGACTTCACGTGTATCGAGGCAGGCCATAATCAGGTTCTGTGCCGTGTTCCTGTTGGGATTGTTGATCGCACGGATTATCCGTTCCGGCTCAATCCGGGATTTAGGGATCACAAAATCGAACATGTGATCGAATCCGGTTTTCCCGGTGAATTTCACGCTCGGTGTAAACCGGATTTCAGAAAGATCGAGCCAGGCCGCCACGTCCTCGAAGAAAAGCGCCTCTACCGTAGGCGACGCCAGGTAAAACATGTCGTGGACGGATAGAATGCCCTGAATCAGATTATGCTTACGAAGCGCAAAGTTGTCCGCACTTGTATGAACGCACAGTTGGTGATCGCTCTCCTCAATGCCGAACCCATTGAGCACCGACTTGAGGATTGCCTGCCGCTTCGGGCTTTCGAGGGAAAAGCCCGAATGAGAAAGGTCTAAGAGTGTTTCGCCTCCATCTGTAAGGAGATAGCCGCCTTCGTGCTTTCGCGCGTAGATTTGAATGTAATCGTTATGGCGGTCCAGATATGGGGTCGTAATCTCGGCCCAGTTGTTAATGTGACGGATAGCCGTCTTGTCCCGAAGCCAGCGCCAATACCCTTCGACCAGTTTCTCTATCTCGTTCATGTGAAGAGCCCTGGTTCAAAGTGAGGTGGCCGGGTGACATTGCAGTAGCGCAGGAAATCCTGAAGCGATTGGAAAGGATCAGCGATGGAAGGGAATTGATCCGTCGGGATCGGATATGCCCAACGGTCGTTGTAACCTTCCTGGTAAAGATGGATGTGCGGACAACCAATCTCCTCATCGTCCGGGTTGCGATGAGGAGCGCCACCAAAATCAAGCCGAGCGAGAATGATTGTTGTTCGGGCACGATTCTGAAACGTCCCTTTGTTCAAGTTGATCCGGCTGCGAGTTATATCAAGGTGGAAACTCTCAGATTCATCATGCGAGACGAGCGGAACGACTATCCCACCGCCAAGGTCAGGAAGTCGCCGACGTTCCTCATCAACTCGATGCTTTTCGAGCGCCAAAAGAGCATCCGCGTCAGCCTGTGTCAGCCACATACTCATGTCACCGCCTCCGCAACTTTCACGACATTGCGGAGGCGGAGTTTGCCCGCGCTTGGTCGATTTTGTCCTTTTTCTTCCTTAAATATTGGCTAGGGTTCCAGCCACCGGGGTTTTGGGCAGGGATATTGTATACGTTTCGAAGTCTTTGCGCCAAATCCGAGGCCGCTAAGCCAAGGCGGGCATATTGATGCTGGCGTTCTTCAAAGACTTCTTCATAGTCAGGTGGAAAAGCTACCTCAGAGCAAACAAATGCAATCGAACGGTTTGCAGCTTCAGCTTCGCCTGGGAGCGTCAAGAGCACGTACATCAGTTCGCAATCAATGCTTTTCCAGTCAACATCGTCAGGATATATCAGAGGCGCTGGTAGCGAAATTTGAGGATGAAGGCAGCCTTCCTGATCTTGCTGGCCGCCATCATCTTGGACAACCTCGACACATTCATTGACATACCTATCGAGAATGCAAGCAATACGCACGGAGAGGTACCTGGCGTGCCGCGCCCGCATCCTCATGTCTGACCACGCGTCTTTTATCAAAGTGAGTAAGGCTCCGATAAAAACCCCTAAAAGACCAAAAACAGCTTCGCTCATGCCACGGCCTCCACAGCGTCTTCAGCCTCTCGGAGGCGGATTTTGCCGGACATGAGCTTTGGCAAAAGCAGGTCGCGGGTCTGGACGAGGGTGCGGCTCTCGTGAATGTTTGCGATGATCCGGTCGATCATCGGTTGCACGGTGTTCTGGAAGGCGCAGATAACAAGCTCCGGCGGTAGGCAAAGCCCATACTGGCCCATAGCCTTCCAACTCGTGCGCGGCATTTTCGTGCCCGTTGAGGCTTGGTTGGTGTAAGCAATGAATTCATCGGTTGAGATACACGCCAGCACAAAGACGGACCAGTCAGCCGTCCTGGGTGTGAGAACAACAATGTCGGTGGAACAAATACCACTTAAGGGGGCGACCCCGACCTTGTGGAAGTAAGGCCTCAGCTTGCCAAACAGAAATTCGCCCCTCTTGAAAACTGACTTGTTGCTCGTGACTTTGCCTGCACCCTCCCATTCCGTTAGAGCGATTGAGCGGCGGGGCATGTGTTCAAGGCCGATGTAAGGTGTTTCCTCGGAAACATCGGTAGGGCTGATTCCTCGCCTTGGAGATTCCGCAACGTCGGCTAGGCATCCAAGCTCCCACCCCACCGGCTTGTCGTCATCGTCGAGGGCGTCGGGAAACAGGCCCCAGATATCCGGAGCAAGGTAGGGTTCGCGGCCTTCGGCCTTGGCGCGGGTGGGGCCGAAATCGACGAACCAGTCCTTGAAGATCGCCCGCGCCATCGCCTCCAGCGTCTCATTCATCCGCCGGTTCAGCTCGATCTTATCGTCGAGGGACCCCAGAGTTTCTGCGATGTTGTGCTGCTCGGAAATCGAAGGAAGAGGAATATGAATTCTATGTATGTCACGAATAGGAAGTTGAGGTTGAGCACTTCCTGTGGTCAGGGCAGAGACTTGGTTCCTAAAGAGGCGCGACCTCAAAAATAAGTACAAGTAACGCGGAACGATTGTTGGTTGATCTGGCCGAAAAATTACCATTCCAGAGTTGATACGCACATGATCAAAAGGGATGGAATCATCATAGAAAGCTACATTTCCCACTGTACCTCGCGTTGTCAAAACACTGTCGTATCGCTTGAGCTTTCCTTTTCTTAAGAGGTTGTCGCGTTCTTCGCTAATGAACGAACATTCGGAGAACTTAAAGCCAGTAGAACTCACGTTTCCAGCATTCAAAAACAAGCAATGGCCGCTCGGAGCAAATTCCGCCTGCTTTGGGTAGTTTACCCCCCTGTCGCCATCGATGATTTCAATAGGCGCTTCTAAGAACGTCGGTTGTGCCCACTCATCCATTAGCGCTCACCACCTCTAGCTTTGCTTGGATGAGCGCGCCAAGCTCCTCGGCTTTGGAAAACTGTTCCTCCAGCGTTTCCTTTAGCTCCGCAAACCGCTCCTCAAACGGCACGCCGTCATCTTCCATATCCGCTGCGCCGACATAGCGACCTGGCGTGAGAACGTGGTTGTGAACCTTGATCTCTTCCAGAGTCGCGGATTTGCAAAAGCCGGGAATGTTCTCGTAATCGCCCGCGTCTGGTTCACCACGCCAGGCGTGATAGGTGTCGGCGATCTTGACAATATCCTCCTCTGAGAACTCTTTACGGGTACGGTCCACCAGAGCACCAAGTTTACGTGCGTCGATGAACAGCACTTCCCCGCGCCGGTCACGCCAGACTCCTTTTTGTCCTACCGCTCCGC
The Rhodospirillaceae bacterium DNA segment above includes these coding regions:
- a CDS encoding restriction endonuclease subunit S, producing the protein MDEWAQPTFLEAPIEIIDGDRGVNYPKQAEFAPSGHCLFLNAGNVSSTGFKFSECSFISEERDNLLRKGKLKRYDSVLTTRGTVGNVAFYDDSIPFDHVRINSGMVIFRPDQPTIVPRYLYLFLRSRLFRNQVSALTTGSAQPQLPIRDIHRIHIPLPSISEQHNIAETLGSLDDKIELNRRMNETLEAMARAIFKDWFVDFGPTRAKAEGREPYLAPDIWGLFPDALDDDDKPVGWELGCLADVAESPRRGISPTDVSEETPYIGLEHMPRRSIALTEWEGAGKVTSNKSVFKRGEFLFGKLRPYFHKVGVAPLSGICSTDIVVLTPRTADWSVFVLACISTDEFIAYTNQASTGTKMPRTSWKAMGQYGLCLPPELVICAFQNTVQPMIDRIIANIHESRTLVQTRDLLLPKLMSGKIRLREAEDAVEAVA
- a CDS encoding DEAD/DEAH box helicase, with translation MGRFTESHVEEAALEWFGGLGYEILHGPDISPDGPAPERTSYDDVILFDRFRAALERLNPHLSPDTLEEVLRKVQQTETPSLIEENRRLHRFLVEGVPVEVAREDGSIGGDTAWLIDFADPDRNDWLAVNQYTVIENKNNRRPDVVLFINGLPLSVIELKNPGDENATLEGAFNQLQTYKDQIPSLFRTNAVLVTSDGIMARVGSLTADIERFMPWRTVDGSEIAPKGEPELGTVIEGVFEKTRFLDLIRDFTVFGDTGSGLVKIVAGYHQFHAVRHAVERTIQASSPDGDRKVGVIWHTQGSGKSLLMAFYAGQIIAHPDMGNPTLVIITDRNDLDDQLFGTFVMCKALLRQTPSQVDSREDLQKVLTRPSGGVIFTTIQKFSPERGETDYPVLTDRRNVVVITDEAHRSQYGFKAKVARDTGKISYGFAKYLRDALPNASFIGFTGTPIEKDDVNTPAVFGEYIDVYDINRGVEDGATVPIYYESRLARIELDEDEKPHIDDEIAEIAENDALDEQEKLKRKWASIEAVVGAKKRLTMIAQDLVRHFEDRVQAMDGKAMIVCMSRRICVALYNEIVNLRPDWNSDDDEKGVIKIVMTGAASDPPEWQPHIGGKARRELLAKRAKDPDDLLKLVIVRDMWLTGFDVPCMHTMYIDKPMRGHGLMQAIARVNRVFRKKSGGLIVDYIGIAQNLKAALGQYSQSDRKQAGIDMAEAVAVMLEKHEIVCDMVHGFDYRAGLTGSPQERLGVLAGAIEWVLQMQQREAAKETTDEDKKRAHRRFNDAVLALSKAFALAAASDEARDIRDEVGFFQTIRAALAKSVPGTGKTSAERDFAVQQIVSRAVVSTEIVDILAAAGVETPDISILSDEFLAEIQGMEKKNLAMEALRKLLNGEIRSRSRVNVVQTRAFSERLEDAIARYHTNAITAAQVIQKLIDLAKDIRAAHQRGEEEGLSQEEISFYDALAENESAVEVMGDDKLRIIAHELLNSLKSNVTVDWEHRESSRARMRVLVKRILRKYGYPPDLQDAAVQTVLQQAEVLSERWAG
- a CDS encoding RNA-directed DNA polymerase, coding for MDVTSFFESISEIQVFRVFRALGYQPLVSFELARIVTIGPVDRSPRHSDPVWKVRRRNEKIPAYSTGVLGYLPQGAPTSPMLSNLIMTPIDTRISDAAREAGLTYTRYSDDLTFSTPEKNFGRSTASSFIHTIEEILSSAGFRTQHRKTKLIPPGSRKIVLGLNVGGPKPSLRREFKDNLRLHIHYLEKFGPTEHAKAREFDTIWGMKAHLRGLIDFAKMIEPDYATKLLQRFKNVNWPY